The proteins below are encoded in one region of Alistipes indistinctus YIT 12060:
- a CDS encoding IS1096 element passenger TnpR family protein, which yields MLLQFRMLSDEDDNFLRDYLLPPEMTLADLHVFISDDLKYEKENMTSFFTSDREWNRLSEYTYLDLGLGEDEGVEGTSVPGAMSDMTLADVIRQNHNRLIYQFDAVGDRAFYLELVDARRDEEGGPQLLLANGEAPDQFDPSASPVNRSIFDEIMSDFDDFDGNESYADDE from the coding sequence ATGCTGCTACAATTCAGAATGCTTAGCGATGAGGATGACAACTTCCTGCGCGACTACCTGCTTCCGCCCGAGATGACGCTGGCCGACCTGCATGTCTTTATCAGCGACGATCTCAAATACGAAAAAGAGAACATGACGTCGTTCTTCACTTCCGACCGGGAATGGAACCGACTCTCGGAATACACCTACCTGGACCTGGGATTAGGCGAGGACGAAGGGGTGGAAGGAACCTCCGTTCCCGGCGCAATGAGCGACATGACACTGGCCGACGTGATCCGGCAAAACCACAACCGGTTAATCTATCAATTCGATGCAGTGGGGGATCGGGCCTTCTATCTGGAACTGGTCGACGCCCGGCGGGATGAAGAAGGCGGCCCGCAATTGCTGTTGGCCAACGGTGAGGCTCCCGATCAGTTCGATCCGTCAGCATCTCCGGTAAACCGCTCCATCTTCGATGAGATCATGAGCGATTTCGATGATTTCGATGGAAATGAAAGCTATGCCGATGACGAATAA